One genomic region from Halorussus rarus encodes:
- a CDS encoding DUF7556 family protein: MAPNTAAPSDSVAQGEVMASLDDDGRTERLIIADTAADDAWLSVPVSGSAPLQDWQ, translated from the coding sequence ATGGCGCCGAATACGGCTGCTCCGTCGGACTCGGTCGCACAGGGCGAGGTCATGGCCTCGCTGGACGACGACGGTCGCACGGAGCGGCTCATCATCGCAGACACGGCGGCCGACGACGCGTGGCTCTCGGTCCCCGTCTCGGGGAGCGCACCTCTCCAGGACTGGCAGTAG